Within Massilia endophytica, the genomic segment GATAGTCGCTCACGGCCGGATGGCCGCGATACCACTCGGAATAGGACGCCCCCAGCGTGCCGCTATAGCCGTCGGACGACAGGGGAATAAAGCTCAGCGAGGGCGCAATGCCGTCGGAAGGATCGAGATCGGTCAGCGTATAGCTGAGCTTCCCGTAAGTGATCGTTGCGTCCACATCCGCCAGCGCAGGCGCGCTCCAGGCGGCGCCCAGCATGCAGCCGAGCAGGACGAGGGGTTTAGCCAGTTTCATTGCAGTCTCCAGATTCGGCATGCCCCTAGCTTACCGGGCACGCCTTCCGGACTGCGTTTCAATTGAAAATCTTTCTATTGAGTATCTCAGCCCGCGTAGGCTGGCCTCTCAACGAAGGCCGGCGGTTCCAGCCGCGCCCGCAGTTCGGCGCTCGGGGTTTCGCCTGCCTCGATGGCGGCTGCCAGCTCGACCAACGCCGCCATATTGCTGGGTTTACGGGCGTGGAGGTCGAAACCGGCTTGTATGGCATGGCGCTGGGTAATGCCGTCGGTCCAGGCCGTGAGGGCAACCAGGTAGAGCGGGTCGGGCAGGCCGCTGGCGCGCAGGTTGCGCGCCACCTGGAAGCCGTCCACCTGGGGCATGCCGATATCGATAAAGGCCAGCATCGGCAGGCATTGGCGGGCGACGGCAACCGCCTGGGCGGCATCCGTGCACACGGTGCAGGGATAGCCCAGCTCCGAGAAGAGCTCGCGCAGCAGGTTGGCCACCTGGGCATTGTCATCGACGATCAGAATGCGGGTGCGGGGGCGCATCGGGGGCTCCGGTAGCAGATCGGGAGAGGCAGTCTAGCCTAACTCAGCAGTAAGGTGCGCGCGCTTGACGCACCGCTGGAGTGATGCACCCCCCGGGGTGGCGCTGTGACCGGGCTACGCCGCCTTCCCGCGTCCGGCTTGGACTACCTGCCCGCGCCGATCGGGCGCCACTGATAGCGCTCGCCGTCCCGTACGATGGTTCCCACGCCGGGGTAGGGGAGGTGCGCGCCAAGGACGGTCCAGCCCTGCTGCGCCGACTCCGATAGCCAGCGCTGGCGCATGGCCGACGCGTCGGCAGGCTTCGAGTCGTAGCGCGTGCCCACATCCAGGTTCGCCAGCTGGACATCGGCGACGTGGATCAGGTCTCCCCAGAAGAGGGAGGTTTCCTTGCCCTGTTTCCAAAGGAAGGCCGCGTGGCCGGGCGTATGGCCGCCCGCATCCTGTGCCACGATGCCGGGCAGGATCTCGGCCTTGTACTCGAACGCCTTCAGGCGGCCTGCCTGTGCATAGGGAGACAGCGCCGACTGGATGGCCAGAATGAGCGGCCGGAATTGCTCGGGAGCCCGGGAGGGCAGTTCG encodes:
- a CDS encoding response regulator: MRPRTRILIVDDNAQVANLLRELFSELGYPCTVCTDAAQAVAVARQCLPMLAFIDIGMPQVDGFQVARNLRASGLPDPLYLVALTAWTDGITQRHAIQAGFDLHARKPSNMAALVELAAAIEAGETPSAELRARLEPPAFVERPAYAG